One Candidatus Neomarinimicrobiota bacterium genomic region harbors:
- a CDS encoding glycoside hydrolase family 3 N-terminal domain-containing protein gives MNRIVRVALYILLGVAVIILLGVVLFYSFYAINSAGNMAELGPEAPALTERGLTFRDLNKNGKLDHYEDSRQPIDKRVEDLLSQMTLEEKAGLMFITMIFMNGDGSLMERPVLSNPLSFMFKINSEMVTQLKMTHFNTMQDLPVDVMARWNNNIQKLAERARLGIPVTLASDPRHAATDNPGANVATVSFSRWPTPLGLAATRDTALVREFADIARQEYLSVGIRLALHPMADLATEPRWGRINGTFGEDAALSAAMTKAYILGFQGDSLGRHSVACMTKHFAGGGPQKDGEDAHFLYGKEQVYPGGNFDYHLIPFEGAFAAGTAQIMPYYGIPVGQTSEDVGFAFNRDIITGLLRQRYQFDGVVCTDWNIISDGSFGHGRSWGVEHLTELERVKKVLDAGCDQFGGEASPDWIVELVESGQITEDRIDMSVRRLLEDKFQLGLFDNPYVDEATASQIVPQAESVRRGKEAQSRSAVLLKNDNNVLPLKDGIKLYVQHINQEVAAGYAEIVQTAESADYILVRLKTPYEERNEYFLEQFFHQGRLYFTEEEIQPILELARIKPTIIGITLERPALIPEILEASSALAIDFEMEDDVFMDIIFGRSAPQGKLPFELPSSLSAVENQLEDVPYDSKKPLFPFGFGLHYE, from the coding sequence ATGAACAGGATTGTTAGAGTCGCACTCTATATTCTTCTGGGGGTAGCCGTCATAATACTTCTCGGCGTTGTACTTTTTTATTCATTCTACGCCATCAATTCAGCCGGAAACATGGCCGAGCTGGGCCCTGAAGCGCCCGCACTTACCGAAAGAGGGCTTACTTTCAGGGACCTTAACAAGAACGGCAAGCTGGATCATTACGAGGACAGCCGTCAGCCCATAGACAAGCGTGTTGAAGACCTGCTATCTCAGATGACGCTGGAAGAGAAAGCCGGGTTGATGTTCATTACCATGATTTTCATGAACGGTGACGGTTCCCTGATGGAGCGGCCAGTACTGTCAAATCCACTCTCTTTCATGTTTAAGATAAACTCAGAGATGGTGACACAATTGAAGATGACTCATTTCAACACCATGCAGGATCTTCCCGTGGACGTGATGGCGCGCTGGAACAACAACATTCAGAAGCTAGCTGAGAGAGCACGCCTCGGCATTCCGGTAACCCTGGCATCCGATCCCCGGCACGCCGCCACGGACAATCCCGGCGCCAACGTAGCTACAGTATCGTTTTCTCGCTGGCCCACACCGCTGGGACTGGCGGCTACAAGAGATACAGCTCTTGTCAGGGAATTCGCCGATATCGCTAGACAGGAGTATCTTTCTGTCGGCATTCGACTAGCGCTGCACCCCATGGCCGATCTTGCCACAGAACCGCGCTGGGGCAGGATCAACGGTACGTTTGGCGAAGATGCTGCTCTGTCAGCCGCCATGACAAAAGCGTATATTCTCGGCTTTCAGGGCGATTCGCTGGGCCGTCACAGTGTTGCATGCATGACAAAACACTTTGCCGGCGGCGGCCCGCAGAAAGATGGCGAAGATGCACACTTCCTCTATGGTAAAGAACAAGTTTATCCAGGCGGGAACTTTGACTATCACCTCATCCCTTTTGAAGGCGCCTTTGCCGCAGGAACGGCACAGATTATGCCATACTACGGTATCCCTGTGGGACAGACATCGGAAGATGTCGGCTTCGCCTTCAATCGAGATATCATTACAGGCTTGCTGCGGCAACGGTATCAATTCGACGGTGTTGTCTGTACCGATTGGAACATTATTTCCGACGGTTCTTTCGGTCACGGGAGAAGTTGGGGAGTAGAGCACCTGACAGAACTTGAGCGAGTGAAAAAGGTGCTGGATGCAGGTTGCGATCAGTTTGGCGGTGAAGCGTCACCAGACTGGATTGTAGAGCTGGTGGAGAGCGGCCAGATCACTGAAGACAGAATAGATATGTCCGTTAGAAGATTACTTGAGGACAAATTCCAGCTTGGACTTTTTGACAACCCATATGTTGATGAGGCGACGGCTTCACAGATTGTGCCACAAGCCGAATCTGTACGCAGAGGAAAAGAGGCACAGAGCAGGTCCGCCGTGCTGCTGAAGAATGATAATAATGTCTTGCCTCTCAAAGATGGTATTAAATTGTACGTTCAACACATCAACCAAGAAGTGGCGGCTGGGTACGCAGAAATAGTACAGACTGCCGAAAGCGCCGATTACATTCTTGTGAGGCTCAAGACACCGTACGAAGAGAGAAATGAATATTTTCTGGAACAGTTTTTTCACCAGGGCAGGCTCTACTTTACTGAAGAGGAAATTCAGCCAATCCTCGAGTTGGCGCGGATAAAACCTACAATCATCGGTATCACGCTGGAGAGGCCGGCCCTCATCCCAGAGATCTTAGAAGCAAGCAGTGCGCTGGCTATTGACTTTGAAATGGAAGACGATGTGTTCATGGATATAATATTCGGCAGATCAGCACCGCAAGGCAAACTACCGTTTGAGCTGCCCTCTTCCTTGAGTGCCGTAGAGAATCAACTAGAGGACGTTCCTTATGACTCTAAGAAGCCACTTTTTCCATTCGGCTTCGGGCTGCATTATGAGTAA